The genomic stretch AAAAACACTACCCAAAAGGGCTTAGACCGGACGGCAGACCCGCCTACAACCCCATTATTCTTTTCAAAATGCTACTGCTCGGCGTTTGGTATAAAAGCCTGAGCGACAGAGACATAGAAGACAGGACCAACACCGATTTAAGCTGGATGACCTTCGTTG from Bacteroidia bacterium encodes the following:
- a CDS encoding transposase gives rise to the protein MIKHAQIQMSFSQPYVSKRSSKNAFLKQINEVIDWESIVKILQKHYPKGLRPDGRPAYNPIILFKMLLLGVWYKSLSDRDIEDRTNTDLSWMTFV